The sequence below is a genomic window from Deltaproteobacteria bacterium.
TTTGACCATTTCAAACGCGCGCAATCCACTGTCGTGGATATGGCCCAGGGCCACCGCGTGGCTGGGAGCGGTACTTTCCGCCAGCCGGTGTTTGGGGTTTGACGACGCGCCAGGGTCTATTACAGAACCGGCTCATGACACGAAACACGTCCCTGCTCACCGCCATGGCACTGGTCATGGCCATGTTCGGCCTAGTGGATATCTCGGCGGAAAAGGAAATCATCTTCCCCGAAATATCGGCTCTGGCCATAGGTTTCTGGATCATGGAAAAACCGCCGTGGCGCGGAAGTCCGTTGGTCGTGTGGGCGTCGCCGTCCCTGGCCGCCCTGACCGGAGTGGCGTTGTTCAGGTACGTGCCCCTGCCGGCCTTTGTCCTGATCGGATGCGCCTTTGTCCTGGTCGTGGTTCAGCTCAAGCTGATGCGTTCGGAGGTCTTTCCGTCCATCTCCGCCGCCATACTGGCCATTCTGACCGAAACCACGAGCTGGCAGTATCCCCTTTCCGTGAGCATGCTGATGGCGGTTATCGTGCTCGGCAAACTTGCCGGGGAGCATTTCGTCCCGGACCGGATTTGGAACGCGGCGGCCGCGACGGACACCGACCCGGAAAACGGCCTTGGCTATTGGAGCAAGATTTTTTGCGGGGTTCTGGCGATCACGGCCCTTGCGCTTGGCTCCGGCCACCTGTTCATGATCGCCCCGCCCCTGATTGTCGCCTTCATTGAATTGTCCCGCCCCCACCATCCGCTGCGCCGGGCCCCGATGAAAACCGTCGCGCTTCTTTTTGCTGCGGCCATCACGGGCGTGCTCTGGTTTTATGTGATCGTCACGGCCCTCGACGGGCCGCTGTGGCTGTTTGGCGGGCTTGCCCTGGGGACCGTCTTTGTCCTGTATCGGGCTTTTGGCACTTCGTTCCCGCCGGTCGCGGCGATTGCGCTCTTGCCGGTCCTGGTGCCGGCATGTGCCTTGTGGTCCTATCCCCTGCACGTGCTCGCCGGCGCCATGCTGTTTGTATCCATGGGCGTCTTTATTTTCGATTCGTCCCAGGTCCGGGCGAGGAAATAGGTCGCGGGTTTTTTCCGGCGGAGCCGCCCAGGTGAAATCAAAAAAACCAGGACGGCGCGTTGGGCGGGGATTCAGGTATTGTCGTCGTTATTTCCCCCGGACCGGGGGTGGCAGGCATCGTAAACCCGCATGATTTGGGCCAGGTCAAGGTGGGTGTAGCGCTGCGTGGTCGAAATACGCGCGTGGCCGAGCAATTCCTGCACGCCGCGCAGGTCCGCGCCAGCCTGGAGCAAATGCGTGGCGAAACTGTGGCGCAGGGTATGCGGGCTGATGCGCATGGGAACCCCGCCGGCCACGGCCAGTTTCTTGACGATGTCATCGGCCTGCCGCCGCCCCAGACGCCCTCCCCGCTTGCCAAGAAACACGGCCTGTTCCCCGGGGCGGGGTCCAAACGCGCCCCGCTGCTTCAAATAGCGACGCAAACGCTCCACGGCCGGTTCGGTCAGCGGCGCTAGGCGCTCCTTGCGCCCCTTGCCCAGCACCCGCGCTATCCCCCGCGCCAAGTCCATATCCCCGAGATCGAGTCCCAGCGCCTCGCTCACGCGCAGGCCCGACCCGTACAACACTTCGATCAGGGCCATGTCACGCTGGCTTTCCGGATCGGACGGAACATCGACATTGACCATGTTCAGGGCCTGATCGACATTCAAAACCTTGGGCTGGAGCTTGGGGAGCTTGGGATTGGCAATGGCCGCGCACGGATCGTCCGTGACCAGGGCCCGTTTGCGCAAAAACCGGAAAAAAGAGCGCAAGGCCGAAAGTTTGCGGCACACCGTGGTCTTGGCCAGACCGCGCCGGTGCAGATCGGCCAGAAACGCGGTGATATCGGCCCTGGTGACGGCGGCTGGATGGTCCAGACCCTTGCCGCGCCGGGCCAGAAATTCATGGGCTCCGAACAAGTCCACGCCGTAGGACCGGGACGTGGCCGGTGAATAGCCCCGTTGGTCGTCCAGATAGACCAGGAATTGGTCGACCGGCTCAGGCGCCGCGCCGTTTGTCCAGGACATAGCAGCTCGCGGGATTTTTTTTGGCCTCTTTCTTCAAATTCATGGCGATTTGCGACGCTTCGCCAAAATGCCTGAGCTGGCCGTCCCGATTGAAAACCACGGCGATGGAGATGGCCATGAGGGGAAACACCTGGGCCTGGCCCCGGCGATCCACGGAATGGATGGCGCCCTGGGCCCGGTCTTCCTCGTCGTAAAAATGGGGCACGATGGAATCGAAGTTGGTGATGACCATCCGGCAGGCGCTTTCGGCCTGGTCCGGCGGGACGATGAACACAAAGTCGTCCCCACCCACGTGGCCGACAAAGGTGTTCGCGCCCATGAAGGCTCGAATGGAATTGACGATGACCCGCGCCGTCATGAGCAAAACCTCGTCACCACGGGAAAAACCGTATTTGTCATTGAAGGATTTGAAATGATCGAGATCGATGTAGGCCAGGGCAAAATCTTCTTTTCTATCGATAAGATCCTGGATTTTATGGATGATTGACGTGTTTCCAGGCAATTTCGTCAACGGGCTGGCATCGAGTTCGCGCGTGGCCCGGTGATAGGCCAGGGTCAAACGCGCCCGGACCAGGGCCGGCGACAACGGGCGGACCAGAAAATCATCGATTTCGAGTTGCCGGAAATCCTGGGCCGCCAACGCCGCCTCGTCGGGCAGGCAGAGCACCACCGGCAGCTGGCGGTACACATTTTCGCCCTTGATCAGCCGGATCAGCTCCACCCCCGGAAGGTCCGGAAGTTGGGCGTCCACCACGAGCAGGTCTGGTGGATCGGAAAAAAGATGTTCCAGGGCCGACGTGCCGCGATCGAAGCGCGTCCAGGTGATCTCGGTTTCGGGCCAGAGATCGGCCAGACAGGCCTGGAGCGAGGCATCGGCCGTGACCAGGAAAAAATGGCGTCGTTCGTTCATGGCCCCTCAGATCAAATCGATAAAATCGCCTTCCAGGCCGTCCATGATCTTGCACAGCAATTCCGGACCGATGCCCAATGCTTCCAGCACTCCGGGCTCCAAGGCGCTGATCTGGTCGTCCCCGCCGTTGCCGACCTCGAACAGACGGGAAAAAAAGTCCGCCACGTGGACCACCCGCGCGACCTTGGGATACAGCGTCGCCGACATGGGGCGATGATGGTAGGACAAGCCTTCCTTCAGGTTTGGCGGCAGATTCCAATGGGTTGACAGCCACAGGTTGACGCGGTCGTGGGCGAAACCGAGCACTTCGACTTCGGCGGCGCGGTACGACAAATCCCGCTCCTTGACCAAGGCGTCGATGGCCGCCCGGCTTTCCGGCAACTGCACGGCGGTCACGACCTTGCCGATGTCGTGCAGCAGCCCGGCCACGGCGTATT
It includes:
- a CDS encoding HPP family protein yields the protein MTRNTSLLTAMALVMAMFGLVDISAEKEIIFPEISALAIGFWIMEKPPWRGSPLVVWASPSLAALTGVALFRYVPLPAFVLIGCAFVLVVVQLKLMRSEVFPSISAAILAILTETTSWQYPLSVSMLMAVIVLGKLAGEHFVPDRIWNAAAATDTDPENGLGYWSKIFCGVLAITALALGSGHLFMIAPPLIVAFIELSRPHHPLRRAPMKTVALLFAAAITGVLWFYVIVTALDGPLWLFGGLALGTVFVLYRAFGTSFPPVAAIALLPVLVPACALWSYPLHVLAGAMLFVSMGVFIFDSSQVRARK
- a CDS encoding HDOD domain-containing protein — encoded protein: MEEDLRTKHKGQILAVKDLPTLPGVLHEVAAMMDNPDSSTDQISKAISRDQVLSAKVLKMVNSPIYGFPGRIGSIQHALVLLGFNVIKGIIISTSVFDVMNENMKGLWEHSLGCALASSAIARAIGCKDPEEYAVAGLLHDIGKVVTAVQLPESRAAIDALVKERDLSYRAAEVEVLGFAHDRVNLWLSTHWNLPPNLKEGLSYHHRPMSATLYPKVARVVHVADFFSRLFEVGNGGDDQISALEPGVLEALGIGPELLCKIMDGLEGDFIDLI
- a CDS encoding diguanylate cyclase, producing MNERRHFFLVTADASLQACLADLWPETEITWTRFDRGTSALEHLFSDPPDLLVVDAQLPDLPGVELIRLIKGENVYRQLPVVLCLPDEAALAAQDFRQLEIDDFLVRPLSPALVRARLTLAYHRATRELDASPLTKLPGNTSIIHKIQDLIDRKEDFALAYIDLDHFKSFNDKYGFSRGDEVLLMTARVIVNSIRAFMGANTFVGHVGGDDFVFIVPPDQAESACRMVITNFDSIVPHFYDEEDRAQGAIHSVDRRGQAQVFPLMAISIAVVFNRDGQLRHFGEASQIAMNLKKEAKKNPASCYVLDKRRGA
- a CDS encoding tyrosine recombinase XerC, translating into MSWTNGAAPEPVDQFLVYLDDQRGYSPATSRSYGVDLFGAHEFLARRGKGLDHPAAVTRADITAFLADLHRRGLAKTTVCRKLSALRSFFRFLRKRALVTDDPCAAIANPKLPKLQPKVLNVDQALNMVNVDVPSDPESQRDMALIEVLYGSGLRVSEALGLDLGDMDLARGIARVLGKGRKERLAPLTEPAVERLRRYLKQRGAFGPRPGEQAVFLGKRGGRLGRRQADDIVKKLAVAGGVPMRISPHTLRHSFATHLLQAGADLRGVQELLGHARISTTQRYTHLDLAQIMRVYDACHPRSGGNNDDNT